From the Streptomyces sp. NBC_00390 genome, the window GAGACACCGATGGCCGGTCACGAAATCCCCGAACCCGCCGACCGCAAGCAGGTCGCCGACCCTCTGTCGGACCTGCAAGCGGCCGAAGAGTCATGCCACTCCTGCGATCCCGCGTTCCGGCACGGAGTCGTCGTCGGCTTCGACGGATCGACCTCCAGTGAGCGGGCGCTCGCCTATGCGATCGGCATGGCGAGGCGCTCCGGTTCGGGGCTGATCATCGTCCATGTCGCCAATCGGCTGCCGACCACGGTCTGGGCGGGCTGTGAGCCGCCGGTCTTCGTGGACGTCCCCGATCACCGTACCGAGGTGCTCGGGCTGGAGCTGGCCTGCGCGGACTATCTCACCGAGGTGCCGTGGATTCTGGTGGAGCGCGGCGGCGACATCTGCCATGAGCTCGAAGAGGTCGGCCGCGAGTACTCCGCCGACGCGATCGTGGTCGGTTCCACGCACGGCATCGTCGGGCGGATCTTCGGCTCGGTCGCCGGAAGGCTCGCACGGCGCGCGCAGCGCCCGGTCGTAGTGATCCCGTAGTCGTCCGGCAGGCTGCCCAGCCGTATCCTCTGGCTTTCCTTCAGGTCACGGCCATGCCCCCTGGCCGCCTCCCCTGCCCCGCCAACCCCTTCCGCCTCATTGGTTCGTGAGGATGAGGCGGCGTCAACTCTCCCTGTACGTACGGAAATCTACCCATCGGTACGAAGTGGATTGTGCGCTTGTGAAGGGTAGATAAGGGTGGCTGGGACGCAGCACAACTGCACAGGACAGGGAAGGGAGCCCGCCGTGGACAAGGATGTCTCTGCGGGAAGCGCTGGTACTTCGACTCTCGGCAACCTCGCACTCGGACTGACGCTGCTGGCCTTCGGCGTCGGCAGCACCGGAGTGATCGACAACGTCACGGCGGGCGACGCAGCCGCCCTCGCGACGTGGGTCGGCGGGGTCGCCCTCTTCATCGTCGGTCTGCTCGAGTTCCGGGCGGGCGACAGCGGCAGCGGCACGGCCTTCGCCGGACTCGGCGCCTTCTGGTTCACCTGGGGCACGAGCGCCGGCAGCGAGGTCTCGGCCGAGGCGGCAGGGCTGTTCATGCTGCTGTGGGCCTTGCTCGCGCTGACCCTGACGGCCGCGTCCGCGGGGAGCGGTGTGCTGGGGCAGGGCGTGTACGGGCTCCTGACCCTGTCGTTGCTGCTCGGCGGTATAGCGGCCTTCGCGGAGAACGACGGGCTCGCCAAGGCGGGCGGCTGGGTCGGCGCGGTGGCAGGCCTCGTGGCCTGGTACGGCGCGACGGCGGCGCTCGCCAAGTGGCCGACCTTCACCGGTCGTGCTGCCGGCCGGGGAGTGACGGCCACCGGCTGAGGCCGCGCCACCCGGGCTCGGGTGAGGTCTCGAGGCAGCCTCTGAGGCCGGCGAATCGGGTGTCGCCGGCCGGAACAAGGAACGCCCCCTGTGTGCTCGGTGGCATGCACAGGGGGCTGTTCTTTGCGGCTGAGCCTTCGCGGAGCCACTCCGCCGGCCCCGGGCCGGGGACCCCCATGAGGTACCCCCACGCTCTCGTGGAGGTCGCCGTCCGCCGTGGGGGCTGCTCGGTGATCTCTGCCGTGATCATCGGTGGAACACCGGTGGAACTACTCCACCGTGACCGACTTCGCGAGGTTCCTGGGCTTGTCGATGTCCCGGCCCAGCGCCAACGCCGTGTGGTAGGCGAGGAGTTGCAGCGGGATGCCCATCAGGATCGGGTCCAGCTCGTCCTCGTTCTTCGGCACCACGATGGTGTGGTCGGCCTTCTCCTGCTCGCGGTGCGCGACCGCGAGGATCCGGCCGCTGCGGGCCTTGATCTCCTCCAGGGCGGCGCGGTTCTTCTCCAGCAGGTCGTCGTCGGGGACGATCGCGACCGTCGGCAGCGCGGGCTCGATGAGCGCGAGCGGGCCGTGCTTGAGCTCGGAGGCGGGGTAGGCCTCGGCGTGGATGTAGGAGATCTCCTTGAGCTTCAGGGAGGCCTCCAGAGCCACCGGGTAGCCGCGCACCCGGCCGATGAACATCATCGACTTGGCGTCCGCGTACTGCTCGGCCAGCTTCTTGATCTCGTCCTCGGTCTCCAGGATCTCGCTGATCTGTGCGGGCAGCTTGCGCAGACCCTCGATGATCCGCCTGCCGTCCGACACCGACAGGTCGCGGATGCGGCCCAGGTGCAGGGCGAGCAGCGCGAAGGCGACGACCGTGTTGGTGAAGCACTTGGTGGACACGACGCAGACCTCGGGGCCGGCGTGCACATAGGTGCCGCCGTCGGCCTCGCGGGCGATCGCCGAGCCGACGACGTTCACGACGCCGAGGACGCGGGCGCCCTTGCGCTTGAGCTCCTGGACGGCGGCCAGCACGTCGTACGTCTCACCGGACTGGGAGACGGCCACGTAGAGGGTGTCCGGGTCCACGACCGGGTTGCGGTAGCGGAACTCGGAGGCCGGTTCGGCGTCCGCGGGGATCCGGGCCAGCGACTCGATCAGACCCGCGCCGATGAGACCCGCGTGGTACGAGGTGCCGCAACCAAGGATCTTGACCCGGCGGATGCCACGGGCCTCCCGGGCGTCCAGGTTCAGTCCGCCCAGGTGCACCGTGTTGAACCGGTCGTCGATACGGCCGCGCAGCACCCGGTCGACCGCGTCGGGCTGCTCGCAGATCTCCTTGTGCATGTACGTGTCGTGGCCGGCCATGTCGTACGACTCGGCCTCCCACTCCACGGTGGTCGGCGTCGCCGTCGTACGGGAGCCCTCGGTGGTGTACGTGCGGAAGTCGTCGGCCTTGAGGGTGGCCATCTCGCCGTCGTCGAGGGTGACGACCTGGCGGGTGTGGGCGACGAGGGCGGCGACGTCCGAGGCGACGAACATCTCCTTCTCGCCGATGCCGAGGACGACCGGCGAGCCGTTGCGGGCGACGACGATGCGGTCGGGGAAGTCGGCGTGCATGACGGCGATGCCGTACGTGCCCTCGATCGCACGGAGGGCCTCGCGGACCTTCTCCTCCAGGCTCTCGGCCTGGGAGCGGGCCACGAGGTGGGTGATCACCTCGGTGTCGGTCTCGGAGGCGAAGACGATCCCGTCGGCCACCAGCTTGGCGCGCAGCTCGGAAGCGTTGTCGATGATGCCGTTGTGGACGACGGCGACCAGGTTGTCGGGAGACAGGTGGGGGTGGGCGTTCTCGTCGCTCGGGGCGCCGTGGGTCGCCCAGCGGGTGTGGGCGATGCCGGTGGTCCCGGCGAAGCGCTTGGGGACGCGGGCCTCGAGGTCGCGGACGCGGCCCTTGGCCTTGACCATCTTCAGCGCGGCGGACTTGGGGCTGTTGATCACCACGCCCGCCGAGTCGTATCCCCGGTACTCCAGCCGCTGCAGGCCTTCCAGCAGCAGCGGAGCCACATCACGCTTGCCGATGTATCCGACAATTCCGCACATAAAGTCTTGCCCCTCCGTAGATCAGGTGTGTACTCGCTGTCCGTGACAGCTCGGCCGCAATCCGGTCAGCCGTAGATCATGCGGCGCAGCTGGCGGAGCGAGAGCTCCGGCGGCGCCACGGCGCGGTGCGGCAGCTCTGCCGCGATGCGCTCGAAGATCACGGTGTTCGGATGGCCGCCGGACTGCAGCTCGCGATGGCGCCGCCGGACGAATTCCTCGGTCGTCTCGTCGAAGTACGCCAGCACGTCGAGCACCACCCGGGCCGCCTCACCGCGCCGCAGCGCGGTGCTGCGCACCAGATGGTCGACGAGGTCGTCGTGTGACGACGGACGGTGTTCGAGCACTCGTAGATATTGCGGGGCGAGTCCTTGGCTTTGCAAGAATCCTGCCCGAATCCGGGCAGGAGACTGGTCACATTCGTTTCAGGACGGCTGCTTTGGCGGTGCTGAACTCGTCGTCCGTCAGTATTCCGGCCTGATGCAGCTCGCCCAGCTCGCGCAGCCGGCGCAGCAGCGCGTCATGATCGTCACCGCCCGGAGGAAGGGCAGCCGCGGGTGCGGGCACGGGCGCGGATGCGGCGCCGGTCACGGCGGCGCTGTCACCGGCGGCGTACGGATGCGGCAAGCGGGCCACCACCGCCGCCGCCACCAGCGCCATCAGCGGGTCCTTGCGGAAGCCCCACAGCTCCACCGCGTGCGGATCGTACTTCGGCGGAATGCGTCCCGCGCCCTTGGACAGCACGAAGCGGACATAGCCGTTCTCCAGCCCCGCCGCGGGCAGCCACTCCACCGCCTGCACATCCGCCGGCGCCAGCGTGCGCGAGCCGCCCGACGCCTTGGACTCGTCCGTCTTCCAGTTCCACTCCAGGCGGATGCGGTCCCCGTCGAAGGTGGCCGTGCCGTCGCCGGCGCCCACGGTGATCGGCAGAGCGGGGCCCGGCAGCAGATACGCGTCCAGCGGACCTGTCTCCACCTGCTCCAGCAGCAGCGCGTGGCGCACCTCGTCCACGAAGTACTCGGCGACCCCGGAGCGGTCGCTCTCCACGCTCAGCCGGTACGGGTCGGAGCCGTCGTCCAGTCGGCCCCCGGTGATCTGCAGCAGAGGGTCCGCGCCGTCGCGCAGCCGCAGCCGCAGCCGCCCCGCCTTCTTGCCGGGTTCGAACGATATGCCGCCCAACGCCCGCAGTGGCACGGCGACTTCGCCGAGGGACTGGCGCAGCAGGCCCACGCTCCTGTCGCTGCCGGGCACGATGCGCACCGTGTCACCGTCGAACGTCCAGGTCCCGTCCTTCTGGATGATTTCCGCCATGGAGGGATTCTCGCAGCGGCCGGCGGGGGTAGGGCCAAGCGGGGGCAGTTCCGTCCGGTGGTCCGGGGAGGTGCCCCCCGGGTGGGCACACGTCATCGCATGAACGAGTAAGTGGTCTACACCTTGACCGCAGTTGAGGTGCACGGTACGCATGGTGACCGATCGGTTGCTCTGCACCACAGTTGTGCCCCCGTCGAAGGGACCCCAGCCGTGAGTCAGCCCAGACCGTTTTCCCGACTGCTCGGATCGCTGCTGCTCGCCGCGGCCGCCACGCTCTCGTGCGCGGTGGCCGCCGATGCCGACGACGCCGCCGAACCCGCGGCCGCCCGGGCCCACCCGGTCCGGCCGCTCGGCCAGATCGTCCCGGCGCCCGCCTCCGTACTCCCCGGCGGCCCGCCCTACACCCTCACCCCGCAGACCACCATCCAGGTCGACGCCTCACCGGGGGTGCGCGCCGTCGGGGAGTACCTGGCCGGCGTGCTGCGGCCCTCCACCGGCTACGCCCTGCCCGTCACCGAGGCCCGGGGCCCGGGCGGCATCCGGCTGCGGCTGCGCTCCGCCGAGCGGGAGCTCGGCGACGAGGGCTACCGGCTGCAGTCCTCGCGGGACGCCCTCACCCTGACCGCGCGAGGGCCCGCCGGGCTCTTCCGCGCCATACAGACACTGCGCCAGCAGCTGCCCGCGGCCGTCGAGATGGACACCCGGCAGCCCGGGCCGTGGCAGGTCGCGGGGGGCACGATCACGGACACCCCGCGCTACGGCCACCGCGGCGCGATGCTGGACGTCTCCCGGCACTTCTTCACCGTCGACCAGGTCAAGCGCTACGTCGACCAGCTTGCCCTGTACAAGATCAACAAGCTGCATCTCCATCTCTCCGACGACCAGGGGTGGCGGATCGCCGTCGACTCCTGGCCGCTCCTGGCCACCTACGGCGGCTCGACCCAGGTCGGCGGTGGTCCGGGCGGCTACTACACCAAGGCCCAGTACAAGGAGATCCTGCGGTACGCCGCCGCCCGCCACATGGAGGTCGTGCCCGAGATCGACATGCCGGGACACACCAATGCCGCGCTGGCCTCGTACGCCGAGCTGAACTGCTCAGGCATCGCGCCGCCCCTGTACACGGGCACCTCCGTCGGCTTCAGCTCGCTGTGCGTGCCCAAGGCGATCACGTACGACTTCATCGACGACGTGATCCGGGAGGTGGCAGCGCTCACCCCCGGGAAGTACCTCCACATCGGCGGCGACGAGGCGCACTCCACCAGTCATGAGGACTACGTCGCCTTCATGGACAGGGCACAGGCCACCGTCGCCAGGTACGGCAAGACGGTGATCGGCTGGCACCAGCTGACCGGCGCGACCCCGGCCGAGGGCGCACTTGCCCAGTACTGGGGGCTCGACGGCACCAGCCCGGCGGAGAAGGCACAGGTCGCGAGGGCCGCGCAGAACGGCACCCGGCTGATCCTGTCGCCCGCCGACCGGGTCTATCTCGACATGAAGTACACCAAGGACACCCCGCTGGGCCTGGCCTGGGCCGGCTATGTCGAGGTGCAGCGGTCCTACGACTGGGACCCGGCGGCCTATCTGCCGGGCGCGCCCGCGTCGGCGATCGCGGGCGTGGAGGCGCCGCTGTGGTCGGAGACCATCTCGTCCAGCGACCACATCGAGTACATGGCCTTCCCGAGGCTGCCCGGGGTCGCGGAGCTCGGTTGGTCACCCGCGTCGACGCACGACTGGGAGAAGTACAAGGTGCGTCTCGCGGCGCAGGGGCCGCGGATGGAGGCGCTGGGGATCGACTACTACCGCTCGCCGCAGGTGTCCTGGCCCGCCGGGTAGCCCGGGGTCCGGGGTTCTGCGGCCTTTCGGCCGCGGGACCCCGGGAGGGCCGCCCGCCGGTCCGGGCGGGCGGCCCGTGCCGAAAAGGAACCCAGGGATCCCGCCCCGGGCATCGATCCCCGTCCGCTGCTACCGCCGGGCGTTGCCCCGGGCAGGCAGGGGCCGGCGAACCGCGCGATCGGTTC encodes:
- a CDS encoding universal stress protein, with amino-acid sequence MAGHEIPEPADRKQVADPLSDLQAAEESCHSCDPAFRHGVVVGFDGSTSSERALAYAIGMARRSGSGLIIVHVANRLPTTVWAGCEPPVFVDVPDHRTEVLGLELACADYLTEVPWILVERGGDICHELEEVGREYSADAIVVGSTHGIVGRIFGSVAGRLARRAQRPVVVIP
- a CDS encoding GPR1/FUN34/YaaH family transporter, with product MDKDVSAGSAGTSTLGNLALGLTLLAFGVGSTGVIDNVTAGDAAALATWVGGVALFIVGLLEFRAGDSGSGTAFAGLGAFWFTWGTSAGSEVSAEAAGLFMLLWALLALTLTAASAGSGVLGQGVYGLLTLSLLLGGIAAFAENDGLAKAGGWVGAVAGLVAWYGATAALAKWPTFTGRAAGRGVTATG
- a CDS encoding beta-N-acetylhexosaminidase yields the protein MSQPRPFSRLLGSLLLAAAATLSCAVAADADDAAEPAAARAHPVRPLGQIVPAPASVLPGGPPYTLTPQTTIQVDASPGVRAVGEYLAGVLRPSTGYALPVTEARGPGGIRLRLRSAERELGDEGYRLQSSRDALTLTARGPAGLFRAIQTLRQQLPAAVEMDTRQPGPWQVAGGTITDTPRYGHRGAMLDVSRHFFTVDQVKRYVDQLALYKINKLHLHLSDDQGWRIAVDSWPLLATYGGSTQVGGGPGGYYTKAQYKEILRYAAARHMEVVPEIDMPGHTNAALASYAELNCSGIAPPLYTGTSVGFSSLCVPKAITYDFIDDVIREVAALTPGKYLHIGGDEAHSTSHEDYVAFMDRAQATVARYGKTVIGWHQLTGATPAEGALAQYWGLDGTSPAEKAQVARAAQNGTRLILSPADRVYLDMKYTKDTPLGLAWAGYVEVQRSYDWDPAAYLPGAPASAIAGVEAPLWSETISSSDHIEYMAFPRLPGVAELGWSPASTHDWEKYKVRLAAQGPRMEALGIDYYRSPQVSWPAG
- the glmS gene encoding glutamine--fructose-6-phosphate transaminase (isomerizing), whose protein sequence is MCGIVGYIGKRDVAPLLLEGLQRLEYRGYDSAGVVINSPKSAALKMVKAKGRVRDLEARVPKRFAGTTGIAHTRWATHGAPSDENAHPHLSPDNLVAVVHNGIIDNASELRAKLVADGIVFASETDTEVITHLVARSQAESLEEKVREALRAIEGTYGIAVMHADFPDRIVVARNGSPVVLGIGEKEMFVASDVAALVAHTRQVVTLDDGEMATLKADDFRTYTTEGSRTTATPTTVEWEAESYDMAGHDTYMHKEICEQPDAVDRVLRGRIDDRFNTVHLGGLNLDAREARGIRRVKILGCGTSYHAGLIGAGLIESLARIPADAEPASEFRYRNPVVDPDTLYVAVSQSGETYDVLAAVQELKRKGARVLGVVNVVGSAIAREADGGTYVHAGPEVCVVSTKCFTNTVVAFALLALHLGRIRDLSVSDGRRIIEGLRKLPAQISEILETEDEIKKLAEQYADAKSMMFIGRVRGYPVALEASLKLKEISYIHAEAYPASELKHGPLALIEPALPTVAIVPDDDLLEKNRAALEEIKARSGRILAVAHREQEKADHTIVVPKNEDELDPILMGIPLQLLAYHTALALGRDIDKPRNLAKSVTVE
- a CDS encoding DUF4429 domain-containing protein; the encoded protein is MAEIIQKDGTWTFDGDTVRIVPGSDRSVGLLRQSLGEVAVPLRALGGISFEPGKKAGRLRLRLRDGADPLLQITGGRLDDGSDPYRLSVESDRSGVAEYFVDEVRHALLLEQVETGPLDAYLLPGPALPITVGAGDGTATFDGDRIRLEWNWKTDESKASGGSRTLAPADVQAVEWLPAAGLENGYVRFVLSKGAGRIPPKYDPHAVELWGFRKDPLMALVAAAVVARLPHPYAAGDSAAVTGAASAPVPAPAAALPPGGDDHDALLRRLRELGELHQAGILTDDEFSTAKAAVLKRM